In the Candidatus Methylomirabilota bacterium genome, AGGTCGGTCATCGGGATTGTCAACGGTGTCGCCGACATCACCGGGTTGAGCATCGTGTCGTCAGGGCTGAGCAGGCTACGCCGACAAGATTCTCAAGGGCGCAACGCCCGCCGACCGTCCTCGTGGAGGAGGCCGGATGTTGCAGTCGTCGGCTCCGGTCAACGGGGCCTGACGTGAGCCGCCGCCCGGCGGCATCCGGCTGCGCTCGCGCCACTACTACCAACTTACGACTCGGTCCCCTCCCTTGGCCTAAGCCCAGCCAGAATATGGAGATACGAACGTCATGATAGGAACCTATCTGGTGCTCGTTGTGGTCGGCATTTTGCTCGTCGTGCTGGTCCATGCTTCGGTACGAATCGTCAACGAGTACGACCGACTGGTCGTGTTCCGCTTTGGCCGGACCGGGCCGAACCTGATGAGGGGCCCGGGGCTGGTCTTCCTCATCCCGCTCGTCGACCGGCCCGTGCGGGTCGACCTGCGCGAGCAATTCATCGAGGTCCCCAGCCAGACGACGATCACCAAGGACAACGCACCCATCAATATCGACTTCCTGATCTACTGGCGCATCGCAGATCCGCTACACAGCGTGATCAGGGTGAGCAACTTCCCAGGGGCGCTCCAGGGCATCGCCATGACGACGCTCCGCGCGGTGATCGGCGACATTCTGCTGGATGATGTCCTGTCCAAGCGCGATCAGATCAACGACGTACTGCGAGTGAAGCTCGACGAGCAGACGGAGCGCTGGGGTGGCAAGGTCACAACGGTGGAAATTCGGGAGATCATCCCGCCGAGAGAGGTGCAGGAAGCAATGAACCGGATGTTGAGCGCGGAGCGCAACCGCCGAGCGGTCATCACAGAATCGGAGGGCCAGCGGCAGTCCACGATCAATGTCGCAGAAGGCGACAAAGCCGCGGCGATACTGCGAGCCGAGGGTGAGCGCCAGTCGGCTATCTTGCGAGCGGAAGGCTTCGCCCTGGCCCTTGACAAAGTCTTCTCGGTGGCTCAGACCGTGGACAGCAAGACGATGAGCCTGCAGTATCTGGACGCGCTGCGAGCCTTGGGCAACAGCCCAGCGACCAAATTTGTCGTGCCGATGGAGTTCACGACGATGCTCCGGCCTTTGATAGAGCTGTCGGCCACGGCTATGGAGCCGCGAGCGGGATCGAAGAGTTCCTAGCGGTATCCAGGGGATCGATATCTTGCCAGAGCGCGGCTGTGCCTTGCCACTGTAATATCACCCCGATGCCGACGACACAATCCGGCCACTACCCGATAGAGCGGCGCGCCGGGGAGATCGAGAGGCTTCACATCCAGTGCGAGGCGATGGCCCTCGACGCGGCGATCATGCTTGACCAGATCGGCGTCGGATCCGGCTGGCGGTGCCTCGACGTCGGCTGCGGCCCCGGCGGCATAACCGACCTGCTGAGCGCCCGCGCGGGCCCGACCGGACGGGTCGTCGGCCTCGACGCCGACTCTGTCTTCATCGACCATGCTCGCACGCGCGCGCAGGGCCACGCCAACGTCGAGTTCGTACTGGGCAACGCCTACCGCACGGGACTCCCGGGCGGCAGCTTCGACTTGGTCCACGCGCGCTTCGTGGCGAGCACGGCGGGCGAGCCCGCAGCTCTCCTTCAGGAGATGATACGGCTGACACGCCCCAGGGGAATCGTCGCCTTCCAGGAGCCCGACATCTCGACCCTCAACTGCTACCCGCCGCACCCAGCTTGGGACCGCCTGAAGTGGGCGCTCGAGCAGGCCTTTGTTTGCGTCGGCGCCGACGTGCGGCTCGCGCAGCGCCTTTACCAACTCGTGCGACATGCGGGCCTTGAGGACGTTCACTACCGGCCGTTCCTGGTCGGCGTCCGGTCCGGCGACCCAATGACCGACTACATGCCCGCCACCGTCGAGTCCGTCCGCGGTACGCTCCTTGACAAGCGCCTGATCACCCCGGACGAGCTGGAGGCAGCGCTCGCTGCCTGCCGCGCGCATCTGGCCGATCCGGACACCGTCTTCACGACCGTGACGGTCGCCCAGGTGTGGGGGCGCGCCCGGCCCCGGCGTACCGTAAGTAAGAAACAACAAGACACCTAACATCCGCTTGCGGGGCGTTAGACGTCATGGCAGACGCGATGCCGGAGTTCGACATCACGAGAAAATCCTGCCCGGTAGTGGTTACCTCATATCAGCCCCACTGGGTGGACGAGTTCACGCAGATCGCGAGGCACATCCGCGACTTGGTCGGGCCCGCCGCGATTCGAATCGATCACATCGTGGACGCTACCTACACCCCGCGCGCGGCGCGTCCGGCCCCTTGCGCGGGACCAGCGTACAGGCGAAGGTGGCGGGCTGCGTGCGGTACTCGGCGAGGAGGGTTTCCAGACGCTGGAGCGTCCGCTCGCGCCGGGCGAGGCCGATGCCGTAGACGGCGAGATCGTTGACCAGACGCGTGTAGAAATGGTGCTCGGCGTCGCCACCGCCTGCCCGCGCCACGCACGGTGAGGGC is a window encoding:
- a CDS encoding SPFH domain-containing protein — its product is MIGTYLVLVVVGILLVVLVHASVRIVNEYDRLVVFRFGRTGPNLMRGPGLVFLIPLVDRPVRVDLREQFIEVPSQTTITKDNAPINIDFLIYWRIADPLHSVIRVSNFPGALQGIAMTTLRAVIGDILLDDVLSKRDQINDVLRVKLDEQTERWGGKVTTVEIREIIPPREVQEAMNRMLSAERNRRAVITESEGQRQSTINVAEGDKAAAILRAEGERQSAILRAEGFALALDKVFSVAQTVDSKTMSLQYLDALRALGNSPATKFVVPMEFTTMLRPLIELSATAMEPRAGSKSS
- a CDS encoding methyltransferase domain-containing protein — translated: MALDAAIMLDQIGVGSGWRCLDVGCGPGGITDLLSARAGPTGRVVGLDADSVFIDHARTRAQGHANVEFVLGNAYRTGLPGGSFDLVHARFVASTAGEPAALLQEMIRLTRPRGIVAFQEPDISTLNCYPPHPAWDRLKWALEQAFVCVGADVRLAQRLYQLVRHAGLEDVHYRPFLVGVRSGDPMTDYMPATVESVRGTLLDKRLITPDELEAALAACRAHLADPDTVFTTVTVAQVWGRARPRRTVSKKQQDT